Proteins found in one Micropterus dolomieu isolate WLL.071019.BEF.003 ecotype Adirondacks linkage group LG12, ASM2129224v1, whole genome shotgun sequence genomic segment:
- the LOC123981207 gene encoding uncharacterized protein LOC123981207 yields MEDFPTQNITLTQTNGTQTTITTINAISKIPVQFVLSVDRAVPSCTEGLYLPKFLPPTPDNRAQLYAPVNQTLEIRINAKANNSTISDLLFSGPYNMNRIILGAGQYILSWTPSENQIGESHPVCFVVQALFNTVEYQSKLRCVIVNVGYDPYPIPIFIGLKMKVSALSSLSEDYIFDKIIEKITAEMLSQEVPSDFSPSLIRAELLSQGVPSDFPLSLIRAKLV; encoded by the exons ATGGAGGACTTTCCCACACAGAATATCACCCTGACTCAAACTAACGGGACACAGACAACAATAACTACCATCAACGCTATAAGCAAAATACCTGTCCAGTTTGTTTTAAGTG TGGATCGTGCGGTGCCGTCCTGCACAGAGGGACTTTATCTGCCCAAGTTTCTGCCTCCAACCCCAGACAACAGAGCTCAGCTGTACGCCCCTGTCAATCAGACCCTGGAAATCCGGATCAATGCAAAAGCAAATAACTCCAC GATTTCTGATCTGCTGTTCAGCGGGCCGTACAATATGAACCGGATTATACTGGGAGCTGGACAGTACATCCTGAGTTGGACGCCGTCTGAAAACCAAATTGGAGAAAGCCATCCCGTCTGTTTTGTTGTCCAGGCACTTTTCAA TACAGTCGAGTATCAATCGAAGCTACGATGTGTGATTGTTAATGTTGGATATG ACCCATACCCGATCCCAA TTTTCATAGGTCTGAAAATGAAGGTTTCCGCTCTGTCTTCACTGTCTGAGGACTACATCTTTGATAAAATCATAGAAAAG ATTACAGCTGAAATGTTGAGTCAAGAAGTGCCATCCGACTTCTCTCCAAGCCTC ATTAGAGCTGAATTGTTGAGTCAAGGAGTGCCATCTGACTTCCCTCTAAGCCTT ATAAGAGCTAAACTGGTGTGA
- the LOC123979874 gene encoding GTPase IMAP family member 7-like, with amino-acid sequence MVGEESSLTITRQKRKSEIDSKGSKEKKVTVSKDKQKQTVKESMAEYDSSVEGRFDADSESDVSLNKITPGELNEQIYGVEKIKLFLQKTKNFQINSVCFLSSVTGQCCKQKGLVFGRELTVIDTPGLFDTSESDHTVKREIAKCINMSAPFTAEERDAVRKVEEVFGKDAWKNTIILFTYGDRVESDFERQLEEAGPELLEILRKAGNRYHVFNNLKANHRRQVLDLLEKVEQMVAANGGGFYSNYTYQQVVEMLDQREAELREFYQKKLEEEIKAVESEYEKKLSEAQQERHKVEERLQSELQEVKRYYHALESGVRQVVEQIVSTDSKEDILKFHETLKLSLLS; translated from the exons ATGGTTGGTGAGGAGAGCAGCCTGACAATTACTCggcagaaaagaaaatctgaaatcGACAGTAAAGGCTCAAAAGAAAAGAAGGTTACAGTCAGCAAAGACAAGCAGAAGCAGACTGTGAAGGAGTCGATGGCGGAGTATGACTCCAGTGTGGAAGGCCGTTTTGATGCAGACAGTGAGAGTGATGTCTCACTGAACAAAATAACACCAGGAGAGCTGAACGAACAGATTTATGGGGTTGAGAAAATCAAACTGTTtctacagaaaacaaagaac TTTCAGATTAACAGcgtgtgttttctctcctcagTGACCGGACAGTGCTGCAAGCAGAAAGGTTTGGTCTTCGGCAGAGAGCTGACCGTCATCGACACGCCCGGCCTCTTTGACACCTCAGAGTCTGACCACACAGTGAAGAGAGAGATCGCCAAATGCATCAACATGTCGGCCCCCTTCACAGCAGAGGAAAGAGATGCTGTcaggaaggtggaggaggtcTTTGGGAAGGATGCATGGAAGAACACCATCATCCTCTTCACGTACGGAGACCGAGTTGAGTCAGACTTTGAGCGACAGCTGGAGGAGGCCGGACCGGAGCTGCTGGAGATCCTGAGGAAGGCAGGAAACCGATATCATGTCTTCAACAACCTCAAAGCCAACCATCGTAGACAGGTCCTGGATCTGCTGGAGAAGGTGGAGCAGATGGTGGCTGCCAACGGAGGAGGGTTTTACTCCAACTACACCTACCAGCAGGTGGTGGAGATGCTGGAtcagagagaggcagagctcAGAGAGTTCTACCAGAAGAAACTGgaggaggaaataaaagctgttgAGTCAGAGTATGAGAAGAAGTTGAGTGAAGCTCAGCAAGAGCGTCACAAGGTGGAGGAACGACTGCAGTCTGAGCTGCAGGAGGTGAAGCGCTACTATCATGCTTTGGAGAGTGGAGTCCGTCAGGTTGTGGAGCAGATAGTGTCAACCGACTCCAAAGAAGACATTCTGAAGTTTCATGAGACTCTGAAACTGAGCTTACTTTCCTAA